In Miscanthus floridulus cultivar M001 unplaced genomic scaffold, ASM1932011v1 fs_435_2_3, whole genome shotgun sequence, one DNA window encodes the following:
- the LOC136531779 gene encoding auxin-responsive protein SAUR71-like, whose protein sequence is MAAVWKKPVNGSPGSAAAPSRRQALLAALLPGDGDHGRTPRGYVPMVLVGDDEEGSEERIMVHVEMLKEPCMAAVLEMAAQRFGYAQPGVLRIPCGVDRFQLMVGAACEAT, encoded by the coding sequence ATGGCGGCAGTGTGGAAGAAACCGGTGAACGGGAGCCCCGGGTCCGCCGCAGCACCGTCGCGGCGGCAAGCCTTATTAGCAGCTTTGTTGCCCGGCGACGGCGATCACGGGAGGACCCCGAGAGGCTACGTCCCCATGGTGCTCGTCGGCGACGATGAGGAGGGCAGCGAGGAGAGGATCATGGTGCACGTCGAGATGCTCAAGGAGCCATGCATGGCGGCCGTTCTGGAGATGGCCGCGCAGCGGTTCGGCTATGCCCAGCCAGGCGTGCTGAGGATCCCATGTGGCGTCGACCGGTTCCAACTGATGGTCGGCGCGGCGTGCGAGGCTACATAG